A single genomic interval of Nostoc commune NIES-4072 harbors:
- a CDS encoding DnaB-like helicase N-terminal domain-containing protein yields MINTFAPPTLSLSNVDVEITLLGAILLDPQVICNVAEVLPAEAFTVQSHQKIYQAAVSLYKQQQTVSSLTVTNWLLDRNLYKEVGGNNTLAMLVNNCVSCANADHYAEMLVEKHIRRQLVNLSTELDQKAHETEKPLAWILENIEQKMLKLTQLRNAKGTGYWQKIDDIAFERLCKELEDIEEVENAAQRDWLMRKLAKKWKFSSKKEILDFHAKWLDSQSKTQLYTAKEYFGKYGNREQDWVVPGLVPTESVVVAYGDGGVGKTRFAFTLAKYACSGGRFTYDGAEIEPMKVLLIETDQGARNTSKLLEMQDFFEDELTSDRLSICEEWTVGEFGKLKQMLKQNQPQLVIIDSLMSVSTSSIYSENDTEYARPIVRLRHLAQEFNCTFLLVHHCNANGEIRGTRAIKFSCDELWKLTRQRNEIEEFNALTIEKSRSRGPGAYKFMYDDETWGWKFTGRLEDSAISQGDNQSTNIMSRCIKYLKQHRGIPYEAQELAEELNLNRDTVRRDLKRGVNEGLVRVGRSQRDKRALVYYCGARKEVNRSDQPDQRSDQRLITFNALQGEGSGRCDQLINENLKFSIVKTEKIVDQFDQLITSTSNPVVAMNKTDQPELITSDELITSEPKIDPTVDQLSHSLTIEVNHSLTSESKNPQKTLSKQIHDQSPIVLPLIQEKATYWSASFKREVKVFQIFDAHSEASCQVPEKGRLSLRFTDLQYCEQSPRSDFNVGDKVEIQEGKYKETFATITTIRADGIWLKCDDRRKPLARAYFPHQLMKV; encoded by the coding sequence ATGATAAATACTTTTGCGCCTCCAACACTTTCACTGAGCAATGTTGATGTTGAAATTACGCTTCTAGGAGCCATTCTACTTGATCCACAAGTAATTTGCAATGTAGCTGAAGTCTTGCCAGCAGAAGCATTTACCGTACAATCTCATCAGAAGATTTATCAAGCTGCTGTCAGCTTGTATAAACAGCAACAAACAGTAAGTTCACTAACAGTTACTAACTGGTTGCTTGACAGAAATTTATACAAAGAAGTTGGCGGGAACAATACCCTGGCAATGCTTGTTAATAACTGTGTTTCATGTGCTAACGCAGATCATTACGCTGAAATGTTAGTAGAAAAACATATCAGAAGACAGTTAGTAAATTTAAGCACAGAGCTAGATCAGAAAGCCCATGAAACAGAGAAACCTTTGGCATGGATTTTAGAGAATATTGAGCAAAAAATGCTCAAGCTTACTCAATTGAGGAACGCTAAAGGTACTGGATACTGGCAGAAAATTGATGACATAGCCTTCGAGCGCCTTTGTAAAGAACTCGAAGATATTGAAGAAGTTGAAAATGCGGCCCAGCGAGATTGGCTGATGAGAAAATTGGCTAAAAAATGGAAGTTTAGCAGCAAAAAAGAAATATTAGACTTCCATGCTAAATGGCTCGACAGCCAGTCAAAAACCCAACTTTATACAGCCAAAGAATACTTTGGTAAGTACGGCAACAGAGAGCAAGATTGGGTAGTCCCTGGCTTGGTTCCCACAGAATCGGTGGTCGTAGCCTATGGCGACGGTGGTGTAGGTAAAACTAGATTTGCTTTCACTCTTGCCAAATATGCCTGCTCTGGCGGTCGCTTCACCTATGACGGCGCAGAAATTGAACCGATGAAAGTCTTGCTAATTGAAACAGACCAAGGGGCCAGGAACACCAGCAAGCTGTTAGAAATGCAAGATTTTTTTGAGGACGAGCTAACCTCGGACAGGTTGTCTATCTGTGAAGAATGGACAGTTGGTGAGTTTGGAAAACTCAAACAGATGCTCAAACAGAATCAACCGCAGTTGGTGATCATCGACTCGCTGATGTCAGTTTCAACCAGTTCAATTTACAGCGAGAACGATACCGAATACGCTCGTCCTATCGTTCGGCTCAGACATCTAGCCCAAGAATTCAACTGTACCTTCCTACTTGTTCACCACTGCAACGCCAACGGAGAGATTCGCGGTACTAGGGCAATTAAATTCTCTTGCGATGAACTGTGGAAGTTAACCCGGCAGCGCAATGAGATTGAAGAATTCAACGCACTGACCATCGAAAAAAGCAGAAGCCGCGGCCCGGGTGCATACAAATTCATGTACGACGATGAAACCTGGGGCTGGAAATTCACGGGACGTTTAGAAGACAGCGCAATATCTCAGGGGGATAATCAAAGCACGAATATTATGTCTCGCTGCATCAAATACCTAAAGCAGCATCGAGGCATCCCCTATGAAGCTCAAGAACTTGCCGAGGAACTTAATCTCAATCGAGACACTGTTAGGCGAGATTTAAAAAGAGGTGTCAACGAGGGACTAGTAAGAGTAGGTAGAAGCCAGCGTGATAAACGTGCTTTAGTTTACTACTGTGGTGCAAGAAAAGAAGTTAACCGATCTGATCAACCTGATCAAAGAAGTGATCAACGGTTGATCACATTTAACGCCTTACAGGGTGAGGGTTCTGGGCGATGTGATCAACTGATCAATGAAAATTTAAAATTTTCAATTGTAAAGACCGAAAAAATTGTTGATCAGTTTGATCAGTTGATCACATCGACCTCTAATCCTGTCGTAGCAATGAATAAAACTGATCAACCTGAACTGATCACTTCTGATGAGTTGATCACTTCTGAGCCAAAAATTGACCCAACCGTTGATCAGTTGTCACATTCCTTAACAATTGAGGTTAATCATTCCTTAACCTCTGAATCAAAAAATCCTCAAAAAACTCTGTCAAAACAGATACACGACCAATCGCCGATCGTCTTACCTTTGATTCAGGAAAAAGCTACTTATTGGAGTGCATCTTTCAAGCGAGAGGTAAAAGTTTTCCAAATTTTTGACGCTCACTCTGAAGCTAGCTGCCAAGTCCCAGAAAAAGGCAGACTTAGCTTGCGCTTCACTGACTTGCAATACTGTGAGCAATCCCCCAGGAGTGATTTCAACGTAGGGGATAAAGTGGAAATTCAGGAGGGCAAGTACAAGGAAACCTTTGCGACCATTACCACCATTAGAGCCGATGGCATCTGGCTAAAATGCGATGATCGCCGCAAGCCACTTGCAAGAGCTTACTTCCCACATCAACTGATGAAGGTTTAG
- a CDS encoding SDR family NAD(P)-dependent oxidoreductase: MTGKLDEKVAIITGASAGIGEATAIALASVGATVVLAARRGDRIQALTQRIEASGGKALPIVTDVTDETQVNNLVAKANAELGRVDILVNNAGIALLGTIEAGNSSDWRRSFDLNVLGLLYATHAVLPLFKAQKSGHIGTSRK, translated from the coding sequence ATGACAGGTAAATTAGATGAAAAAGTAGCAATTATCACTGGGGCTTCAGCAGGAATTGGAGAAGCAACTGCGATCGCTTTGGCTTCAGTTGGAGCAACAGTAGTGCTGGCTGCTAGGCGTGGCGATCGCATTCAGGCATTGACACAACGTATTGAAGCTAGTGGTGGCAAGGCATTACCCATTGTTACTGATGTAACTGACGAAACCCAGGTAAATAATTTGGTGGCAAAGGCAAATGCAGAATTGGGAAGGGTTGATATTCTTGTGAATAATGCAGGGATTGCTTTACTAGGAACCATTGAAGCAGGAAATAGCTCAGATTGGCGGCGATCGTTTGACCTCAACGTACTAGGACTGCTATATGCTACTCATGCTGTTTTGCCTCTTTTCAAAGCACAAAAATCGGGGCATATAGGGACTTCCAGAAAATAA
- a CDS encoding ester cyclase codes for MSAIEDNKIIARRWIELISEHRIEDICEMTAPTWRMHGGLPGLPPGPDGVRKLFGSFGAIQQKWTIEDVIAEGDKVVVRATNTCLQETFFGIPSYGREQTFTAIFIHWIVDGKIIETWRNADDLGRVLQLGARIEPGTSG; via the coding sequence ATGTCTGCCATTGAAGACAACAAAATAATTGCTCGACGGTGGATAGAACTCATTAGCGAGCATCGGATTGAAGATATCTGCGAGATGACTGCCCCAACTTGGAGGATGCACGGTGGTTTACCTGGGCTTCCTCCGGGGCCAGATGGGGTACGCAAACTTTTTGGTTCATTTGGGGCTATCCAGCAGAAATGGACAATTGAAGATGTAATTGCTGAAGGTGACAAAGTAGTGGTGCGTGCAACTAATACCTGCCTTCAGGAAACTTTCTTTGGAATACCTAGCTATGGCCGAGAACAAACGTTCACGGCTATCTTCATTCATTGGATTGTTGACGGGAAAATAATTGAAACCTGGCGTAACGCTGATGATCTTGGACGAGTTCTTCAGCTTGGAGCGCGGATTGAGCCAGGAACTTCTGGGTAA
- a CDS encoding glycosyltransferase family 2 protein has translation MPKITVCVPTFNRVHLLPYAIDSVLNQSEQDFELIVCDDGSSDRTPELMSQYTDHRIKYIRHLQNIGKSNNMRSGFDAASGEYFIKFDDDDRLTPDFLASTAAILTQDSSIDFVGTDHWIIDIDNVRDEAKTQENSHRWGRNNLSAGIVDNLLEVVFIQQSFQVGATLFRRKTLQELGYMQPNLQNCEDNDLFVRLALAGKKGYYLPELLMEYRYHAEQQGINRAIPYLYDKIRYLESYKFESEKIETIRKNRLTETQLLLGLRLIEKGETQKGRELVLAGQSFSTAKAWTGLGLSLLPVGLRGKAFNALRQVRG, from the coding sequence ATGCCTAAAATTACTGTTTGCGTTCCTACTTTTAATCGTGTTCATCTCCTTCCTTATGCCATTGACAGCGTACTTAATCAGTCTGAGCAAGACTTTGAGCTAATTGTTTGTGATGACGGTTCTAGCGATCGCACACCTGAGTTAATGTCACAGTATACAGATCACCGGATTAAATATATCCGTCATCTGCAAAATATTGGTAAAAGTAATAATATGCGCTCTGGCTTTGATGCAGCCAGTGGTGAATATTTTATTAAATTTGATGATGATGATCGGCTAACACCCGATTTTCTTGCAAGTACCGCAGCTATTCTTACTCAAGACTCTAGCATTGATTTTGTTGGTACAGACCATTGGATAATTGATATTGATAATGTGCGGGATGAGGCAAAAACTCAAGAAAATTCTCATCGCTGGGGTAGAAATAATTTATCAGCAGGTATTGTAGATAATTTGTTGGAAGTAGTATTTATTCAACAAAGTTTTCAAGTTGGGGCGACATTATTTCGCCGTAAAACATTGCAAGAATTAGGATATATGCAGCCCAATTTGCAAAATTGTGAGGATAATGATTTGTTTGTACGTCTAGCTTTGGCTGGGAAAAAAGGCTATTATTTACCAGAATTATTAATGGAATATCGCTACCATGCAGAGCAGCAAGGTATCAACAGAGCCATTCCTTATTTATATGATAAAATCCGGTATTTAGAAAGTTATAAATTTGAGTCTGAAAAGATAGAGACAATCAGGAAAAATCGTTTAACTGAAACGCAATTATTATTAGGTTTGCGTTTAATTGAAAAGGGGGAAACGCAAAAAGGCAGAGAGCTAGTTTTAGCGGGACAGTCTTTTTCAACTGCTAAAGCTTGGACTGGTTTAGGGTTATCGTTGTTACCAGTTGGGTTGCGGGGTAAGGCGTTTAATGCATTGCGACAGGTGCGGGGTTAG
- a CDS encoding AAA family ATPase, which yields MADYGSILQNIFQAIAPNSNESDVEQKVVVPLLGILGYSNADWQSQVVVLQSKLDFLVGQPDSALIKPAYLIIEVKAPSKNIAHSVWQINNYMRHTGSVIGLLTNGYDFRILYNYDKKITTIVEYSQATLILRYRSFYKILSKKTYLNFTSTLYKNQQNIRLQFLNLILKEVQQEDMLNLFNKRKTSPIQTQQTSEEKKLVSETKEERKSMIITVFNNKGGVGKTTTTINLAAALNKLGKRVLLIDIDAQANLTMGLGIDPFDDVEQLGKKDIINLITDPRTSLEETIIHKNWDDVELDIVPSHIRLSEQELTLNTTPDIDRVLAKKLKKYHNQYDYILIDPPPAFSRVNDISLMASSGILIPTHLAAYPIRALEYVINRAIGVHQYRDEPLPILGIAVSMYNRSANKIALAMSDKIFDILSKRPESKNVELFPQNTWIPNLSIVATTPNKGYPLCFAEFDRELSSKDKEAAQDAFNCYINLAKHLIYTTNK from the coding sequence ATGGCTGACTATGGCTCGATACTGCAAAACATTTTTCAAGCGATCGCTCCAAATAGTAATGAATCCGATGTAGAGCAAAAGGTAGTAGTTCCCCTCTTAGGTATCCTTGGTTACAGCAATGCCGATTGGCAGTCTCAAGTGGTAGTTCTACAATCTAAGCTTGACTTCTTAGTGGGTCAACCAGACTCCGCTTTAATAAAACCAGCATATTTAATTATTGAAGTTAAAGCGCCCAGCAAAAACATTGCCCACAGCGTTTGGCAAATTAATAATTACATGCGCCACACTGGGTCTGTTATCGGGCTGTTAACCAATGGCTATGACTTTCGTATACTTTATAACTATGATAAAAAAATTACAACTATTGTAGAGTATTCCCAAGCCACACTTATTCTTAGATATAGGTCATTTTACAAAATTTTATCCAAAAAAACTTATTTAAACTTTACTTCTACTTTGTATAAAAACCAACAAAATATTCGGTTACAGTTTCTAAATTTAATCTTAAAAGAGGTGCAACAAGAAGATATGTTGAACTTATTCAACAAACGTAAGACTTCTCCCATTCAAACCCAGCAAACCAGTGAAGAAAAAAAATTAGTTTCTGAAACTAAAGAAGAACGCAAATCGATGATTATTACTGTATTTAATAACAAAGGTGGCGTAGGTAAGACTACAACAACTATCAATCTTGCGGCCGCTCTCAACAAGCTAGGTAAACGAGTCCTTCTGATTGATATTGACGCTCAAGCTAATCTGACAATGGGACTGGGAATAGATCCTTTTGATGATGTTGAACAGCTAGGTAAGAAAGATATAATCAATCTCATTACCGATCCAAGAACCAGCTTAGAAGAAACTATTATTCATAAAAACTGGGATGATGTAGAACTAGATATTGTCCCCTCTCACATTCGTTTAAGTGAGCAAGAACTCACCTTGAATACTACACCAGATATTGATAGAGTATTGGCCAAAAAGCTGAAGAAGTACCATAATCAATATGATTATATATTGATTGATCCGCCACCAGCATTTAGTAGAGTTAATGATATTTCACTCATGGCATCTTCAGGAATTTTAATTCCTACACATCTTGCGGCTTATCCTATTCGAGCATTAGAGTATGTTATTAATCGCGCTATTGGAGTCCATCAATATAGAGATGAACCATTACCAATTCTAGGTATTGCAGTTAGTATGTATAACAGGTCAGCAAATAAGATTGCTCTAGCTATGAGTGATAAAATTTTTGATATTCTCTCAAAGCGTCCTGAAAGTAAAAATGTAGAATTATTTCCTCAAAATACATGGATTCCAAACCTCAGTATAGTTGCAACTACACCTAATAAAGGTTATCCTCTTTGCTTTGCAGAGTTTGATCGTGAATTAAGCTCTAAAGATAAAGAAGCTGCCCAAGATGCTTTTAACTGTTACATAAATTTAGCCAAACACTTAATTTATACTACAAATAAATAA
- a CDS encoding zinc ribbon domain-containing protein, translating to MATVSCPHCHQLVDNQAISCPYCRTTLKAYGHPGIPLHRAIGDGYLCDTCTYHADDTCNFPQRPYAKDCTLYQNIEETKLELEQQRYTNSFAITVKSWVKRNQALLLLLGLLLVCLLFVILRS from the coding sequence TTGGCTACTGTATCTTGTCCCCACTGCCATCAACTCGTTGATAATCAAGCTATCAGTTGTCCCTATTGCCGGACGACACTCAAAGCTTACGGTCATCCCGGTATTCCATTGCACCGTGCCATTGGGGACGGGTATCTGTGCGACACCTGCACTTATCACGCTGATGATACTTGCAATTTTCCTCAGCGTCCCTACGCCAAAGACTGTACCCTCTACCAAAATATTGAAGAGACAAAGTTAGAGTTGGAACAGCAGCGTTACACTAATAGTTTTGCAATAACTGTAAAAAGTTGGGTAAAACGCAATCAGGCTTTGCTGTTACTTTTGGGTTTATTATTGGTCTGTTTGTTGTTCGTTATATTAAGGTCTTGA
- the nblS gene encoding two-component system sensor histidine kinase NblS: MLSLFKTIRHAIATWWSEFTLQTKLLAVVTMVVSLVMSGLTFWAVNTIQQDARMNDTRFGRDLGLLLAANVAPLVADNNLTEVAQFSQRFYSSTSSVRYMLYADEDGEIFFGIPFWDAEVENSLTIKRRIQLPEDYPGDGEKPMVRQHATPDGIVTDVFIPLIVNKRYLGVLAIGINPNQTAVISTNFTRDVTIAVFITIWVMVILAGVINALTITKPIKELLVGVKQIATGNFKQRIDLPLGGELGELILSFNEMAERLERYEEQNIEELTAEKAKLQTLVSTIADGAVLIDNNMQVILANPTAERIFGWENANVVGDNVLHHLPPAVQMEIADPLYEMAAGECESAEFRIFLNQPTQRTIRILLTTVLNVQRESIKGIAITIQDITREVELNEAKSQFISNVSHELRTPLFNIKTHIETLHEYGENLDLQIRQEYLQTVNHETDRLTRLVNDVLDLSKLQSGHNYSFDGVDLTQAIEQTLRTYQLNAKDKGVELIQEVDSNLPLVMGNYDLLVQVFGNLIGNSLKFTKAGGKVAIRAYQLDFKPSPTQSSPVRIEISDTGIGIATEDQRSIFERFFRVENRVHTLEGTGLGLSIVRNIIDRHRSKVHLVSEVGIGTTFWFDLAAFDEKAPTILIEPIAEASKITTV; encoded by the coding sequence ATGCTAAGTCTGTTTAAAACAATTCGACATGCGATCGCTACTTGGTGGTCTGAGTTCACACTCCAGACCAAATTATTGGCTGTAGTCACAATGGTAGTTTCATTAGTGATGAGTGGGCTGACCTTCTGGGCTGTGAATACAATTCAGCAGGATGCGCGGATGAATGACACCCGCTTTGGCCGTGACTTAGGGCTGCTGCTTGCTGCCAACGTTGCTCCTCTAGTCGCTGACAATAATCTGACTGAGGTTGCCCAATTTTCTCAACGCTTCTACAGCAGCACCTCTAGTGTGCGTTATATGCTTTACGCCGACGAAGACGGGGAAATCTTTTTTGGCATTCCTTTTTGGGACGCGGAGGTAGAAAACTCTCTTACCATTAAACGGCGAATCCAACTGCCAGAAGATTACCCTGGTGATGGGGAAAAGCCGATGGTGCGGCAACATGCAACCCCAGATGGAATAGTCACCGATGTATTTATTCCCCTAATTGTCAATAAAAGATACTTAGGTGTATTAGCGATCGGTATCAACCCCAATCAGACTGCTGTCATCTCCACCAATTTTACCCGCGATGTCACCATTGCCGTGTTTATTACCATTTGGGTAATGGTGATTTTGGCAGGAGTGATAAACGCCTTGACCATCACTAAGCCCATTAAAGAACTGCTGGTGGGAGTGAAGCAAATTGCTACCGGGAATTTCAAGCAGCGCATTGATTTACCTTTAGGCGGCGAACTGGGGGAGTTAATTTTAAGCTTTAATGAGATGGCAGAGCGATTAGAGCGCTATGAAGAACAGAATATTGAGGAACTGACCGCAGAAAAAGCCAAGCTACAAACCCTAGTTTCAACGATCGCAGATGGTGCTGTGTTGATTGATAACAACATGCAAGTGATTTTAGCTAACCCCACAGCAGAGCGAATTTTTGGCTGGGAAAACGCTAATGTGGTAGGTGACAACGTGTTACATCACTTGCCCCCAGCAGTACAAATGGAAATCGCTGACCCTTTGTACGAAATGGCAGCAGGCGAATGCGAAAGCGCCGAATTCCGAATTTTTCTTAACCAACCCACCCAAAGGACAATCCGTATTCTCTTGACTACAGTGCTTAATGTGCAAAGGGAAAGCATCAAAGGCATTGCCATTACCATCCAAGATATAACCCGTGAGGTGGAATTAAACGAAGCAAAAAGCCAATTTATCAGCAACGTTTCTCACGAACTGCGAACGCCTTTATTCAACATTAAAACCCATATTGAAACTCTCCACGAATACGGCGAGAACTTGGATTTACAGATACGGCAAGAGTATCTACAAACAGTAAATCATGAAACCGATCGCCTGACCCGCTTAGTTAACGATGTTTTAGATTTATCAAAACTCCAATCTGGTCACAACTACAGCTTCGATGGCGTAGATTTAACCCAAGCGATCGAGCAAACATTGCGTACTTACCAACTGAATGCTAAAGATAAAGGTGTTGAACTCATTCAAGAAGTTGATTCTAATTTGCCCCTGGTAATGGGTAATTATGATCTGTTAGTACAAGTGTTTGGCAACCTGATTGGTAATTCTCTTAAATTCACAAAAGCCGGTGGTAAAGTGGCAATCCGCGCTTACCAACTAGATTTTAAACCCAGTCCAACCCAATCTTCTCCAGTGCGGATTGAAATTTCCGATACTGGAATTGGCATCGCCACAGAAGATCAACGCTCAATTTTTGAACGCTTCTTTCGCGTAGAAAACCGAGTTCACACCCTAGAAGGCACGGGTTTAGGTTTATCGATTGTTAGAAATATCATTGACAGACATCGTAGCAAAGTCCATCTAGTGAGTGAAGTCGGGATTGGCACGACTTTTTGGTTCGATTTAGCCGCCTTTGACGAAAAAGCGCCAACCATATTGATTGAACCTATTGCTGAAGCATCCAAAATCACAACAGTTTGA
- the purD gene encoding phosphoribosylamine--glycine ligase encodes MKVLVVGNGGREHALAWKLLQSKQIEQVVCVPGNGGTASLERCHNLPLTVDDFEGMSRYALENGITLVIVGPEVPLAKGITDYLQGKGLMVFGPVRAGAQIEASKAWAKALMQEAGIPTARAAVFTQAAAAKSYVKSQGAPIVVKADGLAAGKGVMVAETVAQAESAVEAIFQGQFGSAGEFVVIEECLVGQEVSILALTDGLTIRPLLPAQDHKRIGEGDTGDNTGGMGAYSPAPIATPELMARIQTEVLERAIATLRAKDIDYRGVLYAGLMIAPDGDLKVLEFNCRFGDPETQVILPLLETPLEELLLACVQQRLSELPPIAWKKGASATVVAASGGYPGEYKKGQVITGISEAEATGATVFHAGTKLNQHQEVVTDGGRVLNVTGIGENFEQAIAQAYAGIKYIQFEGIYYRKDIGHKVRS; translated from the coding sequence GTGAAAGTTTTAGTTGTAGGTAATGGAGGGCGCGAACATGCTCTGGCATGGAAACTGTTGCAATCTAAGCAAATTGAGCAAGTTGTCTGTGTACCAGGGAATGGAGGCACAGCAAGTCTGGAACGTTGCCATAACTTGCCCTTAACAGTAGATGATTTTGAGGGCATGAGCCGATATGCTTTAGAAAATGGTATCACTCTGGTGATAGTTGGGCCAGAAGTGCCTTTGGCAAAGGGAATCACAGATTACCTCCAAGGCAAAGGATTGATGGTATTTGGGCCAGTCAGAGCGGGAGCGCAAATTGAGGCGAGTAAAGCTTGGGCAAAAGCTCTGATGCAAGAAGCAGGGATTCCGACAGCACGGGCTGCGGTATTTACGCAAGCAGCAGCAGCAAAATCTTATGTTAAATCTCAGGGAGCGCCAATTGTCGTTAAAGCTGATGGCTTGGCGGCTGGTAAGGGCGTAATGGTAGCTGAAACAGTTGCACAGGCAGAAAGTGCCGTTGAGGCGATTTTTCAAGGACAATTTGGTAGTGCTGGTGAATTTGTTGTCATTGAAGAATGTTTAGTTGGGCAAGAGGTATCAATTTTAGCGTTAACAGATGGGTTAACGATTCGACCCTTGCTGCCAGCTCAAGACCATAAGCGAATTGGTGAGGGTGATACGGGAGACAATACTGGTGGCATGGGAGCATACAGCCCAGCACCTATCGCTACGCCAGAGTTGATGGCCCGCATTCAAACAGAAGTATTAGAAAGAGCGATCGCCACCTTACGAGCTAAAGACATTGATTACCGAGGTGTACTGTATGCTGGGTTAATGATTGCACCCGATGGCGACTTGAAGGTTTTAGAATTTAACTGTCGCTTTGGCGATCCTGAAACCCAGGTGATTTTGCCACTGTTAGAAACGCCCCTAGAAGAGTTGCTTCTAGCCTGTGTACAACAGCGATTAAGTGAATTGCCACCCATTGCTTGGAAAAAGGGAGCATCTGCAACTGTAGTTGCAGCTTCAGGTGGTTATCCAGGAGAATATAAGAAAGGGCAGGTTATTACTGGCATTAGTGAGGCAGAGGCAACCGGAGCAACAGTATTTCATGCAGGTACGAAATTGAACCAACACCAAGAAGTCGTGACAGATGGGGGTCGAGTATTAAATGTGACTGGAATCGGAGAAAATTTTGAGCAAGCGATCGCTCAAGCATACGCAGGTATCAAATATATTCAGTTTGAAGGGATATATTACCGAAAAGATATTGGGCATAAAGTTAGGAGTTAG
- a CDS encoding NAD-dependent epimerase/dehydratase family protein, giving the protein MAKIIVTGAAGFIGSHFVETLLQQGEEVIGIDEFNDYYDPMLKRKNIAHLHQSPGFTLIEGDMQFLDWQKLLKDVDIVYHQAAQAGVRASWGKAFRGYTERNINATQVLLEAAKDAKHLKRLVFASSSSIYGDAETLPTHERICPKPVSPYGITKLAAEFLCELYHKNFGVPCVSLRYFTVYGPKQRPDMAFHKFFKSILQDEAIPIYGDGQQTREFTFVSDIIAANLAAASTPEAVGEIFNIGGGSRVILAEVLDTIEEIVGKSIKRNHIEKAMGDARHTAADVSKAKKILGYQPQVSLREGLIQEWEWVKSLY; this is encoded by the coding sequence ATGGCTAAAATTATTGTTACTGGAGCTGCTGGCTTTATTGGCTCTCATTTTGTAGAAACATTACTGCAACAAGGAGAAGAAGTGATCGGGATTGATGAATTTAATGATTACTACGATCCGATGTTAAAGCGTAAAAATATTGCACACTTACATCAGTCACCTGGCTTTACATTAATTGAAGGAGATATGCAGTTTTTAGATTGGCAGAAACTCCTAAAAGATGTAGATATAGTTTACCATCAAGCGGCGCAAGCAGGTGTTAGAGCAAGTTGGGGTAAAGCTTTTCGAGGTTATACAGAACGAAATATTAACGCTACACAAGTTTTGCTAGAAGCAGCTAAGGATGCTAAACACCTGAAAAGGTTAGTGTTTGCCTCTTCATCTAGTATATATGGTGATGCAGAAACATTACCTACCCATGAAAGAATTTGTCCTAAACCAGTTTCTCCTTACGGGATTACGAAACTAGCTGCGGAGTTTCTATGTGAACTATATCACAAAAACTTTGGCGTACCCTGTGTGTCATTGCGCTATTTTACAGTATATGGCCCCAAACAGCGCCCAGATATGGCATTTCATAAGTTCTTTAAATCGATTTTGCAGGATGAGGCGATTCCTATTTACGGCGATGGCCAGCAAACGCGGGAGTTTACGTTTGTTAGTGATATCATCGCCGCCAATTTAGCCGCCGCTTCCACACCTGAAGCAGTGGGAGAAATCTTTAATATCGGTGGCGGTAGCAGGGTGATTTTAGCAGAAGTCTTAGATACGATTGAAGAAATTGTTGGGAAATCAATTAAAAGAAACCACATAGAAAAAGCGATGGGAGACGCCCGCCACACGGCTGCTGATGTATCTAAAGCCAAGAAAATTCTCGGATATCAGCCGCAAGTCTCCTTGAGAGAGGGTTTGATACAGGAATGGGAGTGGGTGAAATCTTTGTATTAA